From Stenotrophomonas maltophilia, a single genomic window includes:
- the hemA gene encoding glutamyl-tRNA reductase has translation MTLWVLGLNHQTAPVELRERAAFAGEALPRALGSLRDTPQIAEAVLLSTCNRTELYAVADSAQALDQWLHAQAGDLQGYLYQHADADAVRHLFRVATGLDSMVLGEPQILGQVKDAWSTARDHGLLGQRLDRLFQQTFSVAKRARTDTQVGANPVSVASAAVRLAQNAFARLDDSTVLLVGAGETIELAARHLSEGKVRRLLIANRTLAHAQELATRHGGVALPLTELDRHLGEADVVFSATAAREPVIHREMVAKALRARRHKPMLLFDLAVPRDIEAEVGTLNDAFLYTVDDLERAVEDNRRGRREAAAEAEAIIDLQVSRFIETQQASAHQAPLRQLRAFGEATRTELLERARQQLANGKPADEVLELLAHGLTNRLLHPPTAALRAAALSGDADLTRAAERLFPATPGYRHPPVRPDDADPAP, from the coding sequence ATGACCCTGTGGGTGCTCGGACTGAATCACCAGACCGCACCGGTAGAGCTGCGCGAGCGCGCGGCCTTCGCCGGTGAGGCGTTGCCGCGCGCGCTCGGTTCGCTGCGCGATACCCCGCAGATCGCCGAGGCAGTGCTGCTGTCCACCTGCAACCGCACCGAGCTGTACGCCGTGGCCGATTCGGCGCAGGCGCTGGACCAGTGGCTGCATGCCCAGGCCGGCGACCTGCAGGGTTACCTGTACCAGCATGCCGACGCCGATGCGGTGCGCCACCTGTTCCGGGTTGCCACCGGGCTGGATTCGATGGTGCTGGGCGAACCACAGATCCTGGGCCAGGTGAAGGATGCCTGGTCGACCGCGCGTGATCACGGCCTGCTCGGCCAGCGCCTGGACCGCCTGTTCCAGCAGACCTTCTCGGTGGCCAAGCGCGCCCGCACCGATACCCAGGTCGGCGCCAATCCCGTCTCGGTGGCGTCGGCTGCGGTGCGCCTGGCACAGAACGCGTTCGCGCGCCTGGACGATTCCACCGTGCTGCTGGTCGGTGCCGGCGAGACCATCGAACTGGCCGCGCGGCACCTGAGTGAAGGCAAGGTACGGCGGCTGCTGATCGCCAACCGCACCCTCGCCCACGCGCAGGAACTGGCCACCCGCCATGGCGGGGTGGCCCTGCCGCTGACCGAACTGGACCGCCATCTGGGCGAGGCCGATGTGGTGTTCTCGGCCACCGCCGCACGCGAACCGGTGATCCATCGCGAGATGGTGGCCAAGGCCCTGCGCGCGCGCCGGCACAAGCCGATGCTGCTGTTCGACCTGGCCGTGCCGCGCGACATCGAGGCCGAGGTCGGCACGCTCAATGACGCCTTCCTCTACACCGTCGACGACCTCGAACGCGCGGTGGAAGACAACCGCCGTGGCCGCCGCGAGGCGGCCGCCGAGGCCGAAGCCATCATCGACCTGCAGGTATCGCGCTTCATCGAGACCCAGCAGGCCAGCGCCCACCAGGCACCGCTGCGGCAGCTGCGCGCATTCGGCGAGGCCACCCGCACCGAGCTGCTGGAGCGCGCCCGCCAGCAGCTGGCCAACGGCAAGCCGGCCGACGAAGTACTGGAACTGCTGGCCCACGGCCTGACCAACCGCTTGCTGCATCCACCGACCGCTGCCCTGCGCGCCGCCGCGCTGAGCGGCGATGCCGACCTGACCCGCGCCGCCGAGCGCCTGTTCCCGGCCACGCCGGGTTACCGCCACCCACCCGTGAGACCCGATGACGCCGACCCTGCGCCGTAA
- a CDS encoding tetratricopeptide repeat protein, whose protein sequence is MPALIRIPSVLLLSLACGQALAAVPAKAPVRAAATEELALEPVMAGEFALQAGKLAEAARGYLQAAQQTDGDAGLAERATRISMLANDDASAAKGLALWQQRAPSSLTMRSAAGALAMRQGDVKAARAELQALLADPDERGWKFALAALIGGGRDPAVPAQVLGELVDANAIPPKIEAWQEFGRLALRMDKPELARRMIDEVVKRFPEEPRVALLRASQLQQAGETDKALSLLHDVEPKTRQDPELRNAVAIAYDSLGQPSAAERVLAFGPQDVQTWGMRASLLAKQGDKAALSNLYNELSRQAAKPDPAQRLLLGKIAEYLKRYPEAVQWYHSVPGGDELSEARLRAANAQALAGRLPLALDEVHAIQSDAVVDDDVRRDAYLLEAELRQRADDSAGELDALARGLAAYPDDNGLLYARALTWERRDDIPRAEADLRKILVTDPENVPALNALGYTLADRTGRLQEALELIDRARVAEPDNAAIVDSYGWVLYRLGRKEEALVQLRRAWTLAKDPEIAAHVGEVLWVLGKHDEARHFFEEAAKLDPENRALLRAREKFNP, encoded by the coding sequence ATGCCCGCATTGATTCGCATCCCCAGTGTTCTGCTGCTGTCCCTGGCCTGCGGCCAGGCCCTGGCGGCGGTGCCGGCCAAGGCCCCCGTACGGGCCGCGGCCACTGAGGAACTGGCGCTGGAACCGGTGATGGCCGGTGAGTTCGCGCTGCAGGCCGGCAAGCTGGCCGAGGCCGCACGCGGGTACCTGCAGGCGGCCCAGCAGACCGACGGCGATGCCGGCCTGGCCGAGCGTGCCACCCGCATTTCCATGCTCGCCAACGACGATGCCAGCGCCGCCAAGGGCCTGGCCCTGTGGCAGCAGCGCGCGCCCAGCTCGCTGACCATGCGCAGTGCCGCCGGTGCGCTGGCCATGCGCCAGGGCGATGTGAAGGCCGCCCGCGCCGAGTTGCAGGCCCTGCTGGCCGACCCTGATGAACGTGGCTGGAAGTTCGCCCTGGCCGCGCTGATCGGCGGTGGCCGCGATCCGGCGGTGCCGGCGCAGGTGCTGGGGGAGCTGGTCGATGCCAACGCCATTCCGCCGAAGATCGAGGCCTGGCAGGAATTTGGCCGCCTGGCCCTGCGCATGGACAAGCCCGAGCTGGCGCGGCGCATGATCGACGAAGTGGTCAAGCGGTTCCCCGAGGAGCCGCGCGTGGCGCTGCTGCGCGCCAGCCAGCTGCAGCAGGCCGGCGAGACCGACAAGGCGTTGTCGCTGCTGCACGACGTCGAGCCGAAGACCCGCCAGGACCCGGAACTGCGCAACGCGGTGGCCATCGCCTACGACAGCCTCGGCCAGCCGTCCGCGGCCGAGCGCGTGCTGGCGTTCGGCCCGCAAGACGTGCAGACCTGGGGCATGCGCGCCTCGCTGCTGGCCAAGCAGGGTGACAAGGCCGCGCTGTCCAACCTGTACAACGAACTGTCGCGGCAGGCGGCGAAGCCGGACCCGGCGCAGCGCCTGCTGCTGGGCAAGATCGCCGAGTACCTGAAGCGCTATCCCGAGGCGGTGCAGTGGTATCACAGCGTGCCCGGTGGCGATGAGCTGAGCGAGGCGCGCCTGCGTGCGGCCAATGCGCAGGCGTTGGCCGGGCGCCTGCCGCTGGCGCTGGATGAAGTGCATGCCATCCAGTCCGACGCCGTGGTCGACGACGATGTGCGCCGCGATGCCTACCTGCTGGAGGCCGAGCTGCGCCAGCGCGCCGACGACAGCGCCGGCGAGCTGGATGCGCTGGCCCGCGGCCTGGCCGCCTACCCGGATGACAACGGGCTGCTGTACGCCCGTGCGCTCACCTGGGAGCGCCGCGACGACATCCCGCGTGCCGAGGCCGACCTGCGCAAGATCCTGGTGACCGATCCCGAGAACGTGCCGGCACTGAACGCGCTGGGCTACACCCTGGCCGACCGTACCGGCCGTCTGCAGGAGGCGCTGGAGCTGATCGACCGTGCCCGCGTGGCCGAGCCGGACAACGCGGCCATCGTCGACAGCTACGGCTGGGTGCTGTATCGCCTGGGCCGCAAGGAAGAGGCCCTGGTGCAGCTGCGCCGTGCCTGGACCCTGGCCAAGGACCCGGAGATCGCCGCTCATGTCGGTGAGGTGCTGTGGGTGCTGGGCAAGCATGACGAGGCCCGCCACTTCTTCGAGGAAGCGGCCAAGCTCGATCCCGAGAACCGCGCGCTGCTGCGCGCCCGCGAGAAATTCAATCCATGA
- the lolB gene encoding lipoprotein insertase outer membrane protein LolB produces MSVSLIRSLLLAAVSLAVSACTTVGTQKTPAPAVVETVSAEAAQAETARVATLQAQPDWAFQGRVAVSKGKDGGSGRIDWKQDGRRYVVELSAPVTRQSWKLTGDTHSEAGRLEGLAGGPRDGEDAQQLLLEATGWDIPVNQLPDWIRGLVAGDAAGPEKVERDGEGRPRRMQQMGWQVQYLDWYPAEGGRPALPRRIEAGNGDAKVRLLVDQWGQGAP; encoded by the coding sequence ATGAGTGTTTCCCTTATCCGGTCGCTGCTGTTGGCGGCCGTGAGCCTGGCGGTCAGCGCGTGCACGACGGTGGGTACGCAGAAGACGCCGGCCCCGGCCGTGGTCGAGACGGTGTCAGCCGAAGCGGCGCAGGCCGAGACCGCGCGCGTGGCGACGCTGCAGGCACAGCCGGACTGGGCCTTCCAGGGCCGGGTCGCGGTCAGCAAGGGCAAGGACGGTGGCAGTGGCCGCATCGACTGGAAGCAGGACGGGCGCCGCTACGTGGTCGAGCTGAGCGCACCGGTGACCCGGCAGAGCTGGAAGCTGACCGGCGATACCCATTCCGAGGCTGGCCGCCTGGAAGGACTGGCCGGGGGGCCGCGTGATGGCGAGGACGCCCAGCAGCTGCTGCTGGAAGCGACCGGCTGGGACATCCCGGTCAACCAGTTGCCGGACTGGATCCGTGGCCTGGTGGCCGGCGATGCCGCCGGTCCGGAGAAGGTCGAGCGTGACGGTGAAGGCCGGCCGCGCCGCATGCAGCAGATGGGCTGGCAGGTGCAGTACCTGGACTGGTACCCGGCCGAGGGCGGACGCCCGGCGCTGCCGCGCCGGATCGAGGCCGGCAATGGCGACGCCAAGGTGCGCCTGCTGGTGGACCAGTGGGGACAGGGCGCACCATGA
- the ispE gene encoding 4-(cytidine 5'-diphospho)-2-C-methyl-D-erythritol kinase yields MNGAADDAGWSWWPAPAKLNLFLHITGRRADGYHELQTVFRLLDWGDRIGLRLREDGQVRRQGGGLAGVAEADDLAVRAARLLKDAANVAQGADIIVEKHVSAGGGFGGGSSDAATVLVVLNRLWQAGLDEDALAALGLRLGADVPVFVRGRNAWAEGVGERLQPITLAPAWYVVVEPGVHVPTPALFADPDLTRDSPVAKIEDFASGTLVGNAFEPVLRRREPAVEAALAALSGIGSARLTGSGSGCFVEFASQAAAEQGRSKLPKELRARVAAGVARSPLLDALEQH; encoded by the coding sequence ATGAATGGTGCAGCCGACGACGCGGGCTGGTCCTGGTGGCCAGCCCCGGCCAAGCTGAACCTGTTCCTGCACATCACCGGCCGCCGGGCTGATGGCTACCACGAGCTGCAGACCGTGTTCCGCCTGCTGGACTGGGGGGACCGCATTGGCCTGCGCCTGCGTGAAGACGGCCAGGTGCGTCGGCAGGGCGGCGGCCTGGCGGGCGTGGCCGAGGCCGATGACCTGGCGGTGCGTGCCGCCAGGTTGCTGAAAGATGCGGCGAATGTCGCGCAAGGCGCGGACATCATCGTCGAAAAGCATGTTTCCGCCGGTGGCGGTTTCGGCGGTGGCTCGTCGGATGCGGCCACCGTACTGGTCGTGTTGAACCGGCTCTGGCAGGCCGGCCTGGACGAAGACGCGCTGGCCGCGCTGGGCCTGCGCCTGGGGGCTGACGTGCCGGTATTCGTGCGTGGCCGCAATGCCTGGGCCGAAGGGGTGGGGGAGCGGCTGCAGCCGATCACGCTGGCGCCGGCCTGGTATGTGGTGGTCGAGCCGGGCGTTCATGTTCCCACGCCGGCCCTGTTCGCAGACCCGGATTTGACGCGCGACAGCCCAGTGGCGAAAATAGAGGACTTCGCTTCCGGGACCCTGGTCGGGAACGCGTTCGAACCGGTGCTGCGCCGCCGTGAGCCTGCCGTCGAGGCCGCGCTCGCAGCGTTGAGCGGCATCGGCTCCGCGCGGCTGACCGGTTCGGGAAGTGGTTGTTTCGTCGAGTTCGCATCGCAGGCTGCCGCAGAGCAGGGACGGTCGAAGTTGCCGAAGGAGTTGCGGGCAAGGGTGGCAGCGGGCGTTGCGCGTTCGCCACTGCTGGATGCACTCGAGCAACACTGA